From the Pseudomonas baltica genome, one window contains:
- the ngg gene encoding N-acetylglutaminylglutamine synthetase → MKASATAYSQRWLRGQSPSYERLQARLAEDGSEQAQPRQLHCGWGRLLIGHTYPTPDALAQELLNEQPGERDIALYVAAPQNVLAHSPQQLFLDPSDTLRLWFSDYRPAQRVFRGFRIRRAHTEGDWQAINALYLKRRMLPIDPTLLTPRHQGGPVYWLAEDEDSGQVIGSVMGLNHRTAFDDPEHGSSLWCLAVDPRCTRPGVGEVLVRHLVEHFMSRGLAYLDLSVLHDNRLAKNLYDKLGFRNLPTFAIKRKNGINQKLFLGPGPQGEFNPYARIIIDEAFRRGIDVQVDDAEAGMFTLSHGGRRVRCRESLSDLTSSISVVLCQDKSLTHKTLKAAGLKLPAQQLAGSADDNQDFLDEHGRIVVKPLDGEQGLGVAVDLSNLEEVQEAVEAARQYDSRVLLESFHEGLDLRIVVIGFEMVAAAIRRPAQVVGDGQNTVGFLIEAQSRRRQAATGGESRIPVDHETLRTVQAAGYDYESVLPSGEVLPVRRAANLHTGGHLEDVTDILHPTLVDAAVRAARALDIPVVGLDLLVPAADQPEYVFIEANERVGLANHEPQPTAERFVDLLFPHSGPR, encoded by the coding sequence ATGAAAGCTTCAGCGACCGCTTACAGCCAGCGCTGGCTGCGCGGCCAATCACCGTCCTACGAGCGCCTCCAGGCACGCTTGGCCGAGGACGGCAGCGAGCAGGCACAACCGCGGCAATTGCACTGCGGGTGGGGCCGGCTGCTGATCGGTCATACCTACCCGACCCCGGACGCGTTGGCGCAAGAGCTGCTCAACGAGCAACCGGGCGAGCGCGACATTGCCCTTTATGTGGCGGCGCCGCAGAACGTGCTGGCCCATTCACCACAACAGTTGTTTCTCGATCCCTCGGACACCCTGCGCCTGTGGTTCAGCGATTATCGTCCTGCCCAGCGGGTGTTTCGTGGCTTTCGGATTCGCCGCGCCCACACCGAGGGCGACTGGCAGGCGATCAATGCGCTGTACCTCAAGCGCCGCATGCTGCCGATCGACCCGACGCTGCTGACCCCGCGCCACCAAGGCGGGCCGGTGTACTGGTTGGCCGAGGACGAGGACAGTGGCCAGGTGATCGGCAGCGTCATGGGCCTCAACCATCGCACGGCCTTCGACGATCCCGAGCACGGCAGCAGCCTCTGGTGCCTGGCGGTCGATCCGCGTTGCACTCGCCCCGGTGTAGGCGAAGTGCTGGTGCGCCACCTGGTGGAGCACTTCATGAGCCGCGGCCTTGCGTACCTTGACCTGTCGGTGCTGCACGATAACCGCTTGGCCAAGAATCTCTACGACAAGCTGGGTTTTCGCAACCTGCCGACCTTCGCCATCAAACGCAAGAACGGCATCAACCAGAAACTCTTCCTTGGCCCGGGACCGCAAGGCGAGTTCAACCCTTATGCACGCATCATCATCGACGAAGCGTTTCGCCGCGGCATCGATGTGCAGGTCGACGACGCCGAAGCCGGTATGTTCACCCTCAGCCATGGCGGTCGCCGGGTGCGCTGCCGCGAGTCGTTGAGCGACCTGACCAGCTCCATCAGCGTGGTCCTGTGTCAGGACAAAAGCCTGACCCACAAGACGCTCAAGGCGGCCGGCCTGAAACTGCCCGCGCAGCAACTGGCGGGTAGCGCGGACGACAACCAGGACTTCCTCGACGAGCACGGGCGCATCGTCGTCAAACCGCTGGACGGTGAGCAGGGCTTGGGTGTGGCTGTGGATTTGTCGAACCTGGAAGAAGTCCAGGAGGCGGTCGAGGCCGCGCGGCAGTACGACAGCCGGGTGCTCCTCGAAAGCTTCCACGAAGGCCTGGACCTGCGCATCGTGGTGATCGGCTTCGAAATGGTGGCGGCGGCCATACGCCGCCCGGCTCAGGTGGTGGGCGATGGCCAGAACACCGTGGGCTTCCTGATCGAGGCCCAGAGCCGGCGCCGCCAGGCAGCCACCGGAGGCGAGAGCCGGATTCCGGTGGATCACGAGACACTGCGCACGGTGCAGGCTGCGGGTTACGACTACGAGTCGGTGCTGCCGAGCGGTGAGGTGCTGCCGGTGCGGCGAGCCGCCAATCTGCACACCGGCGGCCATCTGGAAGATGTCACTGACATCTTGCATCCGACGCTGGTAGACGCCGCTGTGCGCGCTGCCCGGGCGCTGGACATTCCGGTGGTGGGCCTGGACCTGCTGGTGCCGGCCGCCGATCAACCCGAGTATGTGTTCATCGAGGCCAACGAACGCGTGGGCCTGGCCAACCACGAACCACAGCCGACCGCCGAGCGTTTCGTCGATCTGCTGTTTCCTCACAGTGGGCCGCGTTGA
- a CDS encoding YnfA family protein, which produces MLNYLWFFLAAVFEIAGCYAFYMWLRLGKSALWVLPALLSLTCFALLLTRVEAGYAGRAYAAYGGIYIVTSLAWLALVEGVRPTASDGWGALLCVIGATVILLGPRLSQG; this is translated from the coding sequence GTGCTGAATTATCTATGGTTTTTTCTGGCCGCCGTGTTCGAGATCGCCGGTTGCTATGCGTTTTACATGTGGTTGCGCCTCGGCAAGAGCGCCCTCTGGGTACTCCCGGCGTTGCTCAGCCTGACATGTTTCGCGCTGTTGCTGACCCGCGTCGAGGCCGGCTACGCCGGGCGCGCCTATGCGGCCTATGGCGGGATCTACATCGTCACTTCGCTGGCCTGGCTGGCGTTGGTCGAGGGCGTACGGCCGACGGCCAGCGACGGCTGGGGGGCGTTATTGTGCGTGATCGGCGCCACAGTGATTTTGCTGGGCCCACGCTTGAGCCAAGGCTGA
- a CDS encoding osmoprotectant NAGGN system M42 family peptidase — MTDKIPEPDIHYLQKVLLEMLAIPSPTGFTDTIVRYVAERLEELGIPYELTRRGTIRATIKGRKDSPDRAVSAHLDTIGASVRAFQDNGRLSLAPVGCWSSRFAEGSRVSVFTDTGVIRGSVLPLMASGHAFNTAVDQMPISWDHVELRLDAYCATKADCESLGVNIGDFVAFDPLPEFTESGHISARHLDDKAGVAALLASLKAIVESGVQPPIDCHPLFTITEEIGSGAAAALPWDVSEFVGIDIAPVAPGQQSSEHAVSVAMQDSGGPYDYHLSRHLLKLASEHELPVRRDLFRYYFSDAHSAITAGHDSRTALLAFGCDATHGYERTHIDSLNALSRLLVAYVLSPPVFASDAKPGNASLEKFSHQIEHDAQMESDTRVPTVESLVGK; from the coding sequence ATGACTGACAAAATTCCCGAACCGGATATTCATTATCTGCAGAAAGTCCTGCTGGAAATGCTCGCCATTCCCAGCCCCACTGGCTTTACCGACACCATTGTGCGCTACGTGGCCGAGCGCCTCGAGGAGCTTGGCATTCCGTACGAGCTGACTCGCCGAGGCACCATTCGCGCCACGATCAAGGGCCGCAAGGACTCCCCCGACCGCGCCGTATCGGCGCATCTGGACACCATCGGCGCTAGCGTGCGGGCGTTCCAGGACAACGGTCGGCTGTCGCTGGCGCCGGTCGGCTGCTGGTCCAGTCGCTTTGCCGAAGGCAGCCGCGTGAGTGTGTTTACCGACACCGGCGTGATCCGCGGCAGCGTGTTGCCGCTAATGGCATCGGGGCACGCGTTCAACACCGCCGTGGATCAGATGCCGATTAGCTGGGACCATGTCGAGCTGCGCCTCGACGCCTATTGCGCGACCAAGGCGGATTGCGAATCGCTGGGCGTCAACATCGGCGACTTCGTGGCCTTCGATCCCCTGCCCGAGTTCACCGAGAGCGGCCATATCAGCGCCCGCCATCTGGATGACAAGGCCGGCGTAGCTGCCCTGCTGGCGTCGCTCAAGGCCATCGTGGAAAGTGGTGTGCAACCGCCCATCGACTGCCATCCACTGTTCACCATCACCGAAGAGATCGGCTCCGGCGCGGCGGCTGCATTGCCGTGGGATGTCAGCGAATTCGTCGGTATCGATATCGCACCAGTAGCCCCCGGACAGCAGTCCAGCGAGCATGCGGTGAGTGTGGCCATGCAGGACTCGGGCGGACCGTACGACTATCACCTGTCCCGGCACTTGCTCAAACTGGCGAGCGAGCACGAACTGCCAGTGCGCCGCGACCTGTTTCGCTACTACTTCAGCGATGCCCATTCGGCGATCACCGCCGGACATGACAGCCGCACGGCGCTGCTGGCCTTCGGTTGCGACGCCACCCATGGCTACGAACGTACCCACATCGACAGCCTCAACGCCCTGAGCCGGCTGCTGGTGGCCTATGTGTTGAGCCCGCCGGTGTTCGCCAGCGATGCCAAACCGGGCAATGCTTCACTGGAGAAATTCAGCCACCAGATCGAGCACGATGCACAGATGGAGAGTGATACCCGGGTGCCGACGGTCGAGTCGTTGGTGGGCAAATAA
- the csrA gene encoding carbon storage regulator CsrA translates to MLVLTRKTSERIHLGDDIWIEVLEIRGGTVRLGVMAPKDVEVYRDEIYQRIRKGRAIREGLNQTTPSECRV, encoded by the coding sequence ATGCTGGTACTGACACGAAAAACAAGCGAACGCATTCACTTGGGTGATGACATCTGGATCGAGGTGTTGGAAATTCGCGGCGGCACCGTGCGCCTGGGCGTCATGGCACCCAAGGACGTCGAGGTCTATCGCGACGAGATCTATCAGCGGATCCGCAAGGGCAGGGCGATCAGAGAGGGGCTCAATCAAACAACTCCTTCGGAATGTCGTGTTTGA
- a CDS encoding YheU family protein, which translates to MLIPYDQLAPDTLTGLIEDFVTRDGTDNGDDTPLQTRVLRVRQALTKAQAFIVFDLDSQQCQLMLKHDIPKELFD; encoded by the coding sequence ATGCTTATCCCCTACGATCAACTGGCGCCCGATACCCTCACCGGTCTGATCGAAGATTTCGTCACACGTGACGGCACCGACAACGGCGACGATACGCCGCTGCAGACCCGTGTCCTACGAGTGCGTCAGGCGCTGACCAAGGCCCAGGCCTTTATCGTCTTCGACCTTGACAGTCAGCAATGCCAACTGATGCTCAAACACGACATTCCGAAGGAGTTGTTTGATTGA
- a CDS encoding N-acetylglutaminylglutamine amidotransferase translates to MCGLAGELRFDQQPPDLAAVERITHHLAPRGPDAWGFHSQGPIALGHRRLKIMDLSDGSAQPMVDNHLGLSLAFNGAIYNFPELRSELEALGYSFFSGGDTEVLLKGYHAWGADLLPKLNGMFAFAIWERDSRRLFLARDRLGVKPLYLSRTGSRLRFASALPALLKGGDINPVLDPVALNHYLNFHAVVPAPRTLLANIEKLPPATWMRIDADGRTEQQTWWTLPYGPNPDEQNLGLEDWVDRVLDSTREAVAIRQRAAVDVGVLLSGGVDSSMLVGLLREVGVENLSTFSIGFQDAGGERGDEFQYSDLIAKHYNTQHHQLRIDEREIIEQLPAAFRAMSEPMVSHDCIAFYLLSREVAKHCKVVQSGQGADELFAGYHWYPQVDGAADPYGAYRDAFFDRSYADYADTVMPKWMTANDAAGDFVREHFAQPGADAAVDKALRLDSTIMLVDDPVKRVDNMTMAWGLEARTPFLDYRLVELSARVPGRFKLPDGGKQVLKEAARRVIPSEVIDRKKGYFPVPGLKHLQGDTLNWVRELLLDPSQDRGLFNPSMLDRLLTDPQGQLTPLRGSKLWQLAALNLWLSEQGI, encoded by the coding sequence ATGTGCGGATTAGCTGGAGAGTTACGCTTTGATCAACAACCCCCGGACCTCGCGGCGGTTGAACGAATCACCCATCATCTGGCCCCGCGCGGCCCGGATGCATGGGGGTTCCACAGCCAAGGGCCGATTGCCCTGGGTCATCGTCGACTGAAAATCATGGACCTGTCCGATGGCTCCGCGCAGCCGATGGTCGACAACCATCTAGGCCTGTCGCTGGCTTTCAATGGCGCCATCTACAACTTCCCGGAACTGCGCAGCGAGCTCGAAGCGCTGGGCTACAGCTTCTTTTCCGGCGGCGATACCGAGGTGTTGCTCAAGGGCTATCACGCCTGGGGCGCCGACCTTTTGCCCAAGCTCAACGGCATGTTCGCTTTTGCCATCTGGGAGCGCGACAGCCGCCGGCTGTTTCTGGCCCGCGACCGCCTCGGCGTCAAGCCGCTGTACCTGTCGCGCACCGGCAGCCGCCTGCGTTTCGCCTCGGCGTTGCCAGCGCTGCTCAAAGGCGGCGACATCAACCCGGTGCTCGACCCCGTCGCCCTCAATCACTACCTCAATTTTCACGCGGTAGTGCCGGCTCCGCGCACCCTGCTGGCCAACATCGAAAAACTGCCGCCCGCGACCTGGATGCGCATCGACGCCGATGGCCGCACCGAGCAACAGACCTGGTGGACCCTGCCCTACGGTCCCAACCCGGATGAGCAGAACCTGGGCTTGGAAGACTGGGTCGACCGCGTCCTCGACAGCACCCGCGAGGCGGTCGCCATTCGCCAGCGTGCCGCGGTGGATGTCGGCGTGCTGCTGTCCGGGGGCGTCGACTCGAGCATGCTCGTGGGCCTGCTGCGCGAAGTCGGGGTCGAGAACCTGTCGACGTTTTCCATCGGCTTTCAGGATGCCGGTGGCGAGCGTGGCGACGAGTTTCAGTACTCGGACCTGATCGCCAAACACTACAACACGCAGCACCACCAACTGCGCATCGACGAACGCGAGATCATCGAGCAACTGCCCGCGGCGTTTCGCGCCATGAGCGAGCCGATGGTCAGCCACGACTGTATCGCCTTCTACCTGCTGTCGCGGGAAGTGGCCAAGCACTGCAAGGTGGTGCAGAGCGGCCAAGGTGCCGACGAGCTGTTCGCTGGCTATCACTGGTATCCGCAAGTGGACGGTGCGGCCGATCCCTACGGCGCCTATCGCGATGCGTTTTTCGATCGCAGTTATGCCGATTACGCGGACACGGTCATGCCCAAGTGGATGACCGCCAATGACGCGGCGGGCGACTTTGTTCGCGAGCATTTCGCCCAACCTGGCGCCGACGCAGCAGTCGACAAGGCCCTGCGCCTGGACAGCACCATCATGCTGGTCGACGACCCGGTCAAGCGCGTCGACAACATGACCATGGCCTGGGGCCTGGAAGCGCGCACGCCATTCCTTGATTACCGCCTGGTAGAGCTCTCGGCGCGCGTGCCGGGGCGGTTCAAGCTGCCTGATGGCGGCAAGCAAGTGCTCAAGGAAGCCGCGCGCCGGGTCATCCCCAGCGAGGTCATCGACCGCAAAAAAGGTTACTTCCCCGTCCCTGGCCTCAAGCACCTGCAAGGCGACACCCTGAACTGGGTGCGCGAGCTGCTGCTGGACCCGAGCCAGGACCGCGGCCTGTTCAACCCGTCCATGCTCGATCGCCTGCTCACTGACCCCCAAGGCCAGCTGACGCCGCTGCGCGGCTCGAAACTGTGGCAACTGGCGGCCCTCAATCTGTGGCTCAGCGAACAAGGAATCTGA
- a CDS encoding autoinducer binding domain-containing protein codes for MAILFKGADLMPHWSEARRKALVDQAQRLEPMFENLSTTVRDLGFDSWRFTVLDPNPLRPPLLMKTTLDDSFGDRYVEQRLYVEDPCYQHGRVSLQPLHWQPALFNQTPVLWQMMRDVGVNHGMSQACHHTNGWAAVLCVGRSRPELGVDEFQDKASTLLSLTSHLAVATVEPVANDGTIGLPIRYTDKLLTKREITVLEQTATGHTAAQIAADMSLAERTVQFHISSAITKLQVPNKTALVAQAILRGYIDWPLPDLDR; via the coding sequence ATGGCCATTTTATTCAAAGGAGCTGATTTAATGCCGCACTGGAGTGAAGCAAGACGCAAGGCGTTGGTAGACCAGGCGCAGCGTCTCGAGCCGATGTTCGAGAATCTGTCTACCACTGTACGTGATCTGGGCTTTGATTCTTGGCGATTCACGGTCCTTGATCCCAATCCTTTGAGACCGCCGTTGTTGATGAAGACGACGCTGGATGATTCATTCGGTGATCGATACGTCGAGCAGCGGCTCTATGTTGAGGATCCTTGCTATCAACACGGGCGGGTATCGCTGCAACCCTTGCACTGGCAACCCGCTTTGTTCAACCAAACACCTGTGTTGTGGCAAATGATGCGCGATGTCGGTGTGAACCATGGGATGAGTCAGGCCTGCCATCACACCAATGGATGGGCGGCCGTGTTGTGCGTTGGACGCTCGCGCCCTGAGCTCGGGGTCGATGAGTTTCAGGATAAAGCGAGCACCCTGCTGTCGTTGACCAGCCATCTGGCAGTCGCCACTGTCGAGCCGGTGGCCAACGATGGGACGATTGGCTTGCCCATTCGCTATACGGACAAGTTGCTGACCAAGCGCGAAATCACCGTACTGGAACAGACCGCCACAGGGCATACCGCAGCGCAGATTGCGGCGGACATGTCGCTGGCCGAGCGCACCGTGCAGTTTCATATTTCCAGTGCGATCACCAAGCTACAGGTGCCTAACAAGACAGCGTTGGTCGCCCAAGCGATCTTGCGGGGGTATATCGATTGGCCTTTGCCAGACCTGGATCGATAG
- a CDS encoding FtsX-like permease family protein, whose protein sequence is MVMRWALVALLSHWRKHPVQLLSVLTGLWLATALLTGVQALNSQARESYALASQTLGSQAATRIEARNGGRFEQQAFVDLRRQGWPVSPLLEGRVQLRDAGTSSNEPRRLQVLGLEPITLPQDTAVAGQALQAADIGDFIASPGRTWIALSTLREQHWHEGERPQLSNGEPLPPLQIQPRMAPGLLILDIGAAQRVLQADQQISALVLPGGFDQALPGPWTERLHIVQHTADSDLQRLTASFHLNLDALGLLAFAVGLFIVHAAIGLALEQRRSLLRTLRACGVGARTLILTLTLELLAMALLGGLAGVVSGYGLASLLLPDVAASLRGLYGAEVAGQLSLSPSWWLAGLGLSLGGALLAGASSLWRAARLPLLALAGNDSWYRAHRNWLRHQAWVAGAAALIASAAALWGNSLAIGFILMGALLLAAALGLPLLLSGLLTLAARGVRSALGQWFLADCRQQLPVLSLALMALLLAVAANIGAASMTEGFRQTFLQWLDQRLSAELYVRPNSASQADAIAQWLNTQPQVRATLPVRDVELRLQGWPASISGVVDDPLYRQHWPLLEQTQGAWDSLFTSDSLMLSEQLARHLQVKLGDRLTLPADQGPWALTIVGIYADYGNPKGHLLVAGDRLHRHWPSAPIARLNVRSDPAQVSALKTRLQQSFTLDDGRLVDQAQLKQWATQVFERTFTATAALNSLTLGVAGVALFIALLTQSQSRLGQLAPLWALGVGRRQLMLLNLGQTWLLAALTLVCAVPLGLLLAWCLVAVINVQAFGWRLPLQVFPLQILRLLGLAALATALASAWPLWRLRQSQPTDLLRVFADER, encoded by the coding sequence ATGGTAATGCGCTGGGCCCTGGTCGCCCTGCTCAGCCACTGGCGCAAGCATCCGGTTCAGCTGCTCAGCGTACTCACCGGGCTGTGGCTGGCCACCGCCTTGCTCACCGGCGTGCAGGCGCTCAACAGTCAGGCCCGCGAAAGCTATGCGCTGGCCAGTCAAACGCTGGGCAGCCAGGCCGCCACGCGCATCGAAGCGCGCAACGGCGGGCGCTTCGAGCAGCAAGCGTTCGTCGACCTGCGCCGCCAGGGCTGGCCCGTGTCGCCATTGCTCGAAGGCCGCGTGCAACTGCGCGACGCCGGCACCAGCAGCAATGAACCGCGGCGCCTGCAGGTCCTGGGTCTGGAACCGATCACCCTGCCCCAGGACACCGCCGTGGCCGGGCAAGCCCTGCAAGCCGCCGACATCGGCGACTTCATCGCCAGCCCAGGGCGCACCTGGATTGCCCTCAGCACCCTGCGCGAGCAGCACTGGCACGAGGGCGAGCGACCGCAACTGAGCAATGGCGAGCCCTTGCCACCCCTGCAGATCCAGCCGCGCATGGCCCCCGGCCTGCTGATTCTGGACATCGGCGCGGCGCAACGCGTGCTGCAAGCCGATCAACAGATCAGCGCGCTGGTGTTGCCCGGCGGCTTCGATCAAGCCCTGCCTGGGCCCTGGACCGAACGCCTGCACATCGTGCAACACACGGCAGACAGTGATCTGCAGCGCTTGACCGCCAGCTTCCACCTCAACCTCGATGCCCTCGGGCTGCTGGCCTTTGCCGTCGGCCTGTTTATCGTCCACGCCGCCATCGGCCTGGCCCTGGAGCAGCGCCGCAGCCTGCTGCGCACTCTGCGCGCCTGCGGTGTCGGTGCCCGTACGCTAATCCTCACCCTGACCCTGGAACTGCTGGCCATGGCCTTGCTCGGCGGCCTCGCCGGCGTCGTCAGTGGTTACGGGCTGGCAAGCCTGCTGTTGCCCGATGTGGCCGCCAGCCTGCGCGGCCTTTATGGCGCCGAAGTCGCCGGGCAATTGAGCCTGAGCCCAAGTTGGTGGCTGGCCGGGCTGGGCCTGAGCCTGGGCGGCGCCTTGCTGGCCGGTGCCAGCAGCCTTTGGCGGGCCGCGCGCCTGCCGTTGTTGGCCCTGGCAGGCAACGACAGCTGGTACCGCGCCCACCGCAACTGGCTGCGGCATCAGGCCTGGGTGGCGGGCGCAGCGGCGTTGATCGCGAGCGCCGCTGCGCTGTGGGGCAACAGCCTGGCAATCGGTTTCATCTTGATGGGCGCGCTGTTGCTGGCCGCTGCATTGGGCCTACCATTGCTGCTCAGTGGCTTGTTGACACTCGCTGCGAGAGGCGTGCGCTCGGCCCTGGGCCAGTGGTTTCTGGCGGACTGTCGGCAGCAATTGCCGGTCCTGAGCCTGGCGCTGATGGCCCTGTTGCTGGCGGTCGCCGCCAATATCGGCGCGGCGAGCATGACCGAGGGCTTTCGCCAGACCTTCCTGCAATGGCTCGACCAGCGCCTGTCTGCCGAGTTGTATGTACGGCCCAATTCGGCCAGCCAGGCAGACGCCATCGCCCAGTGGCTGAACACCCAGCCACAGGTTCGCGCTACCCTGCCGGTACGCGATGTCGAGCTGCGCCTGCAAGGCTGGCCGGCCAGCATCAGCGGTGTAGTCGACGATCCCCTGTACCGTCAGCACTGGCCTTTGCTGGAGCAAACCCAAGGTGCCTGGGACAGCCTGTTCACGAGCGACAGCCTGATGCTCAGCGAGCAACTGGCGCGACACCTGCAGGTCAAGCTCGGCGACCGCCTGACGCTGCCCGCCGACCAAGGGCCCTGGGCGCTGACCATCGTTGGCATCTACGCCGACTACGGCAATCCCAAGGGCCATCTGCTGGTGGCGGGCGATCGCCTGCATCGCCATTGGCCGAGTGCACCGATCGCGCGCCTCAATGTGCGCAGCGATCCCGCCCAGGTGTCGGCCCTCAAGACACGCTTGCAGCAATCATTCACGCTGGATGACGGGCGGCTGGTCGATCAGGCCCAGCTCAAGCAATGGGCCACTCAGGTGTTCGAACGCACCTTCACCGCCACGGCGGCCCTCAACAGTTTGACCCTCGGGGTGGCGGGCGTAGCGCTGTTCATCGCCCTGTTGACGCAAAGCCAGAGCCGCCTCGGACAACTGGCGCCGCTGTGGGCCCTGGGCGTCGGCCGCCGCCAACTGATGCTGCTCAACCTGGGGCAGACCTGGCTGTTGGCGGCCCTCACCCTGGTGTGCGCCGTGCCGCTGGGTTTGCTGCTGGCCTGGTGTCTGGTGGCGGTGATCAACGTCCAGGCTTTTGGCTGGCGCCTGCCGCTGCAGGTATTCCCGCTGCAGATACTGCGCTTGCTGGGGCTGGCGGCGCTGGCCACAGCCCTGGCGTCGGCCTGGCCGCTGTGGCGACTGCGCCAGAGCCAGCCTACGGATTTGCTGCGAGTATTTGCCGATGAGCGATAG
- a CDS encoding lipocalin-like domain-containing protein, giving the protein MSDRFVQAKLTLIGLVLCAFSLLSACDNSTPPNSGFAGLAKPSQDYAQVSRGRPFVFPRDHAAHPDFRIEWWYVTANLKDAQGQSFGIQWTLFRNALRAHSSGTGWADSNLWLGHIGLTSANQQRSVQYVGRGGVGQAGVSLQPFAAWIDNNSLRSLTAPDSPDPLAHMALDGTGKDFSYHLQLRTKHAPVLQGDAGYSQKSTQGQASYYYSQPFFQASGDIELDGKRYQVTGTAWLDREWSSQPLADDQPGWDWLALHLQDGSQLMLYRLRQNDGKHYLTANWIDPDGHNQLLGADALQLTPQTHTQVQGHSVPTRWTLSIPSKQLQIDIEALNPNAWMALSTGYWEGPVHFSGSQQGVGYLEMTGY; this is encoded by the coding sequence ATGAGCGATAGATTTGTGCAAGCCAAGCTGACCCTGATCGGCCTCGTTTTATGCGCATTCAGCCTGCTGAGCGCCTGCGACAACAGCACACCACCGAACAGCGGCTTCGCCGGCCTGGCCAAGCCCAGCCAGGACTACGCCCAGGTCAGCCGCGGGCGGCCGTTCGTGTTCCCGCGCGATCACGCCGCGCACCCGGACTTTCGCATCGAATGGTGGTACGTGACCGCCAATCTCAAGGACGCCCAGGGCCAGTCGTTCGGCATCCAGTGGACGCTGTTTCGCAACGCTCTGCGTGCCCACAGCAGCGGCACCGGCTGGGCCGACAGCAATCTGTGGCTGGGTCACATCGGCCTCACCAGCGCCAATCAACAACGCTCGGTGCAGTACGTCGGCCGCGGTGGCGTCGGCCAGGCGGGTGTCAGCCTGCAGCCTTTCGCGGCCTGGATCGACAACAACTCGCTGCGCAGCCTGACGGCCCCGGACAGCCCCGACCCGCTGGCGCACATGGCCTTGGACGGCACCGGCAAGGACTTCAGCTACCACCTGCAATTGCGCACCAAACATGCACCTGTGCTGCAAGGCGACGCGGGTTACAGCCAGAAATCCACCCAAGGCCAAGCCTCGTATTACTACAGTCAGCCGTTCTTTCAAGCCAGTGGCGACATCGAGCTGGACGGCAAGCGCTATCAGGTTACCGGCACTGCCTGGCTGGACCGCGAATGGAGCAGCCAGCCCCTTGCTGACGATCAGCCCGGCTGGGACTGGCTGGCGCTGCATCTGCAGGACGGCAGCCAATTGATGCTTTATCGCCTACGGCAAAACGACGGCAAACACTACCTGACGGCCAACTGGATCGACCCCGATGGCCACAACCAGTTGCTCGGTGCCGATGCCTTGCAACTGACGCCGCAGACCCACACTCAGGTGCAAGGCCACAGCGTGCCGACCCGCTGGACGTTGAGCATCCCGAGCAAGCAGTTGCAGATCGATATCGAAGCCCTCAACCCGAACGCCTGGATGGCACTCAGTACCGGTTACTGGGAAGGCCCCGTGCATTTCAGCGGCAGCCAGCAGGGCGTTGGCTATCTGGAAATGACCGGCTATTGA